The nucleotide sequence GATGTAGGGCGCAGACAGGTTGCCCAGGGTCAGCGTGTATTCCCTGGCGTGCTCCACCTCGAGGGTGGTGCGCAGCACGTCCTGCACCCCGGGCGCCTGGTTGTAAGGCGTGACAATCACGTCGTGCTGGCCCGCTGACAGCTCTTTAGGGAACATCATGGCGTTGTCGGGGGCGATGTCGTCGAACACCAGGGTGCCGTCCACGTAGACGTCCACGA is from Deinococcus malanensis and encodes:
- a CDS encoding DUF4397 domain-containing protein, translating into MRNPTPLKAFTALLTASTLFIQASAAPVFFHNNAGASGIVDVYVDGTLVFDDIAPDNAMMFPKELSAGQHDVIVTPYNQAPGVQDVLRTTLEVEHAREYTLTLGNLSAPYIDEFSGELTYAPWTGEPWLSLDTDFN